A single region of the Penaeus monodon isolate SGIC_2016 chromosome 18, NSTDA_Pmon_1, whole genome shotgun sequence genome encodes:
- the LOC119584254 gene encoding uncharacterized protein DDB_G0290587-like yields MKVLALVMTVVGCALAAPAKLDGLEHHHHEDPLAAVVAAQSRTFEGYNYEPPAQPSGLYELPDSPSDNVVVTEPPTTTTTTTTTTTTTTTPPPPPPSAYLPPVDEIPSGNNPVPEVIEVGGTTMMPMPYNIRWGVADEESGNVFNHVEDSDGKDVTGEYSVLLPDGRMQIVRFTVDPINGYQAEVSYEPAK; encoded by the exons ATGAAG GTGCTGGCACTTGTGATGACCGTGGTCGGGTGCGCGCTGGCGGCGCCGGCGAAGCTGGACGGGCTGGAGCACCACCACCACGAGGACCCTCTCGCCGCAGTTGTCGCCGCACAGTCGCGGACCTTCGAGGGCTACAACTACGAGCCTCCAGCGCAGCCTTCCGGCCTGTACGAGCTCCCAGACTCCCCCTCCGACAACGTGGTGGTGACGGAGCCTcccaccaccacgaccaccaccaccacgaccaccactaccaccacgactccccctcctcctcctccctccgcttaCCTGCCTCCCGTAGATGAGATCCCTTCGGGCAACAACCCCGTCCCCGAAGTCATT GAGGTCGGAGGCACCACCATGATGCCGATGCCCTACAACATCCGCTGGGGCGTGGCCGACGAGGAGAGCGGCAACGTGTTCAACCACGTGGAGGACAGCGACGGCAAGGACGTGACCGGCGAGTACTCGGTGctgctccccgacggccgcatgCAGATCGTCCGCTTCACCGTAGACCCTATCAACGGCTACCAGGCTGAGGTCTCCTACGAGCCAGCCAAGTAA